The segment AGGAGCGGGAAGTAGTCGTATGAGTGGAATCCTGAAGACCGGAGGCCTGCCCAGAAAAGCCAGTTGATTTCGAAGGTAATGTTCTGCATCCACAGTCCGATTGCGATCACAGGTAATGCCAGTATAAGATTTGCTGTCCTGTATCTCAGGAACGGGTATGCAAGGATGATGCCAATTCCTATGAAATGGAGTATGCCGAACACTATCACTCCCTCCCTGAGGAAAATATAGCTTCCGGCAGTTATTAGCATCCCCCAGAAGAATATTCTTAATCCTCTTTTTGCATATCTTGCAAATTCTCTTATTTCGTATCTTTCTACTTTTTCATCGATGTTTCCTGTGGCTTTCATCTGCCGGTTCCTGGAATAGCTCAGTGTAAGTGAAATACCTGCAAGAACAATGAACATTATTGCAGATGCTCTTCCGACCATGAAAATAAATCCGGAGGTCAGGTTGATATCATAGGTATTAAGATAGTTCAGGTCATAAACCAGATGAAAAGCGACCATCATAACGATGGCTATGCCTCTTAGAAGATCGATCTCCCAGAATCGTTCCTGAAGTTCTGTCATTCGCCCCCCGGCTTTCAGAATTGATGTGGCAATTTTTGAGAAAAGAATTGTAAGTTAAAAGATAGGTTCGAATGTATCAACCACTCGTTCATCTATCTATCAAACCATCCGCTCAATCTTTTTTCTTATTTTTCCTGCGGAACGTGGATGAAAGGTCAACAGCGTATGTGCCATCCTGCTTTATTGCCATCACGATCTCGTCACGTTCAAGAAGTGAGTTGAGATTAAGCTCGTAGGACCCCGGGCCAAGTATCCTTACGGATTCGACACGTTCTCCTTCATCCTCAACAACTTCCCTTTCCTGATGCTCAATACCGATGATGTCATCTATTTCCTTGATGAACTTATCTGCGGGGTCTTCAGCTTCGATCTCTTCCTTTTCTTGCATCTCAGGCAGATCTTCAGCAACAGCTTCCTCTATGTCTGTTTTTTGCTCCTCCATGTCCTTAACATAAAGGAACTTGTTCCAGCCACAGTTCGGACAGCCGCTTAGAATGACCTCGGCCCCGTCTTCAAATATTTTTTCGCATCGGGTACATTTGTGTGGCATCTATTCACCGTTTCCCCTATTGGTTGTGATATATTTAAAGATTTATGGCATGAACTTATTGAAAGGTGGTCATTTCTCTGGCAAAATGGTCAAAATATAACCGCGGGAGCACGATATGCGCAACCTTTATCTATCATCACCCCGTTAGAAGGGCTACAAGCGTGAATACTCACTCTGAAGCGGGGTGGGGTAGCCAGGAGATCCCGACGGGCTCATAACCCGTAGACCGATGGTTCGAATCCATCCCCCGCTATAAACTTTCTTTCTGAGATTGTTTTGCTAAGAGGTGACTTGATCTCTCCTTCAAGTTTTCGTATTGAACGCTATGTTATTATTGCGTTGGCAACCTTTATCTATCATCAAATCGTTAGAAGGGCTGCAAGCGTGAATACTCACTCTGTAGCGGGGTGGGGTAGCCAGGAGATCCCGACGGGCTCATAACCCGTAGACCGATGGTTCGAATCCATCCCCCGCTATGAGCTTTCCTTTTGATCTGGTTTTGACAAGGTGGTGAGGTTCCTCTATGTTCTCCTCATGTTCTCCATGGTACTTCATGGGATTTTACTGTTCTTTGATATCCTGTTTTCAAAAGGTTATTAAATAAAGATGGCATTTTTGTGTCAGGTCAATTTAATTATTCACGACTTTCATATCAAACTTTCATATCAAAATTATACAGGATGATTCTTAAATGGTAATGGACAAACTCGGCAGCTCCCTGCAGGATGCACTGAAAAAACTGGTTGGCGCCGGCCGTATTGATGAGAAAACGGTCAACGAGGTCGTAAAAGACATACAGAGGGCATTGCTTCAGGCTGATGTCAATGTCAAGCTTGTAATGAAGATGTCCAGTCACATCAAGGAGCGTGCATTGAAGGAGGAAGTTCCTTCAGGTATGAATCCTCGTGAACATGTAATAAGGATCGTCTATCAGGAGCTTATCAATATCGTTGGTAAGAGCGCTGATATTCCGCTAAAACCACAGAAGATCATGATGATCGGTCTGCAGGGTAGCGGTAAGACAACCACCACATCAAAACTTTCCCGTTATTTCCAGAGGAAAGGTTTGAAACCCGCTGTGGTTTGTGCTGATACGTTCCGTCCGGGTGCTTACCAGCAGCTCAGCACTCTCTGTACCAAACTGAATGTGCCTTTCTACGGTGAAGAGGGGAACCCTGATGCAGTTGGTATTGTTGAAAGAGGTCTGAAAGAACTTGAAAAGAACGATGTACTGATCGTGGACACAGCCGGAAGACACTCTCTTGAAGCTGATCTCATCGATGAGATGGAGCAGATCCACAAGGTCGCCCAGCCTGATTACAAGTTGCTGGTGCTTGACGGTGCTATCGGTCAGCAGGCAAGCGAGCAGGCAAAAGCATTCAATGATTCCGTTGGCATCTCCGGAGTTGTGATCTCCAAACTTGACGGTACCGCCAAGGGTGGTGGTGCACTGTCCGCTGTTTCCGAGACCAATTCATCCATTGCATTCATTGGTGTGGGTGAGACACCTGATGACCTCGAAAAGTTCGAGCCTGACAGGTTCATCTCCAGGCTTCTGGGAATGGGTGACATTAAATCACTTATCGAGAAGGCCGAGGAGACCCTTTCCGAAGAAGACATCGATATGGAAGCCATGATGAGGGGTCGTTTCACTCTCAAGGATATGTACTCCCAGCTCGAGGCAATGAACAAGCTTGGTCCTATGAAGCAGATCATGCAGATGCTTCCTATGGGCGGTATGGGCGTGAAGCTTTCCGATGATGCTTATAAGGTCACTGAGGACAAGATGAAGGGGTACAGGATCCTGATGGATTCCATGACCGAGGAAGAGCTTCTCAACCCGAGGATGATCGGCAGCTCCAGGATCAAGAGAATATCAATGGGTTCAGGCACCAGCCCTGATGATGTGCGTGAACTTCTGAAGTATCATAAGATGATGCAAAATGCCATGAAAGGACTTCGTGGCGGTAAGTTCAATATGCAGAAGATGATGAAAAAGTTCGGGATGTGAACGGCAAGGGGGAGGTTTGAATCTCCTGTCACATTGCAGGCAATATCTTATTGAACAGAAGACTGCTAACAGCTGTGGTCTGTTAGCATTCAACCATTTTTGTTGTTCTTTCTTTCAAAATTAATTAAGGTATGGATGTACCTTTCGTATTTTCTTTTTATCAAGGCTGAGCCTTTCTCAGTTCTGATTTTGCCATCATGTTAGAACCGAAGACGTAGACAAGAATAATAAAACCAAGCCACATGAAATGTTCTCCGATATCTGCTCTCCCAACATATTTGAGCAAAAGGCCTGTACCAAGGATCAACATATCTATTTTGGCGATCTTTCTGTTCCTTCTTGTGATCTCCAGATATTCCTGCTTTACAACATTATACTCTTTTTTCTCTGCTTTCAATTGATCCCTTCCGTTTATGCGTTGATTATCCTGTCAGCTGCTTTTCTCAATCGATTAAAGACTGCTGTTCCGATACCTTCCTTATTCAGTGTCCCATCGACCACGATGAGATCAATATTTGTACTATCAAGATGTCGCAGACCCATAAATATACTACGGGCTGCCTGGGCAGGTATGTCCCTTTTCCCGAGAGAGTAAATTTCATCTGCTTCTATGAACTTTGCATTTTCTTCGGTTACAAAGAGGCCAATTCTTTCGCCTTCTCTATGACAGTCTGAAACAACCTTTGCTATTGCTTTTCGGACGTCTTCGACATCGCCTTCAATGAGTATGACCTTCGTTTTCGGCGAATAGTGTGTATATTTCATACCTGGTGAGCGTGCAACCTCTCCCTCTTCGAGTGTCCTGTCCTTATATCCGACGCGCACTTTGCCAATGCATTTCTTAATGTCCTCTGAAGTGACGTGCCCGGGGCGCAGTATGGTTGGTACTTTCCCTGTCATGTCAACAACGGTGGATTCAAGTCCGATCTCTGCCGCTCCGCCGTCAAGGATGGCATCTATCTTACCGTCAAGATCCTGAATAACATGTCTGGCAGTTGTCGGGCTGGGGCTTCCGGATGTGTTGGCACTGGGTGCGGCGATCGGTCGCTCTGATCTTTTTATCAGTTCAATAGCTACCGGGTTTTCCGGCATTCTCAGGCCCACAGTATCAAGCCCGCCGGTAGTAACATCAGGAACAATGTTCTTTGCTTTGAGAATAAGTGTTAGTGGGCCCGGCCAGAACTTATCCATAAGCTTGAGAGCATCTGCCGATATCTCCTCTGCAAGCTCGGAGCACTGGTCCTTATTGGCAATATGGACTATTAACGGATTGTCAGCCGGTCTTCCCTTTGCTTTGAATATTTTTAGTACTGCATCGGCGTTCAGTGCATCGGCACCAAGGCCATACACGGTCTCTGTGGGGAAGGCAACTGTTCCTCCTTCCCTGATGATATCAGCAGCCTTGTTAAGTCCTGCTTCAAAGTCCTTATCACCACTTTTAAAGACCAATGTACTTCTTTTCATGTTAATCCTGCTGGATACTTTATTCATACTCTGTTTTTAAGTTACCTATGGGGCAAGATTCTTTTTCGCAGTCCTTGCCGTACTCATCGATGACCGATCCCTGGCAGAGGCCAACACCATGCCTGTGAGCTGCCCTTCCGATCATGTGGGCTGCGATAGGCGCGGTCAGGAACAGGAACAGACCGACTGTTATGCCCTTTACTCCTATGGGGCTGAATCCAACCTTTAAAAGGATGCTCAGCATTACACTAACTACTCCGAGAGTACCTATCTTCGTGGTAGCATGGAGTCTGTTATACACATCAGGAAGGCGCAACAGTCCAAGCATGCCCAGGAACACGAAGAAGACTCCGATGAGTAGCAGTATTGTGCTTGCTACGTCCAGTGCAATATCTATAGCTGTCAGAAGACCACCCCCTCATCAAGGTACTTGGATATAGTAACAGTGCCTACAAATGAGATGATCGCAAGCACAAGGGCAACATCCATGAAGAATACTGATCCCTGTACGTATGAGTAGATACCGAGCATGGCAACGATAACCGTTGTCATGGCATCCACAGCGATCACACGGTCAGGTATTGTGGGTCCTTTGATTACCCTGTATATGCATGGTATGATAGCGATGACCATGAAGGTAAGTGAGAAGTCAAGCAATAATGAGTTCATTCGAATGCCTCCAGTACATATTTTTCAAGATCGTCCCTGATAGACTCACGTACTCCCTCTGGGTCGGATGCATCGATTGCATGTACGTAGAGAACTTTCCTGTCGTCTGAAACATCAACTGTAAGTGTTCCTGGTGTCAGGGTGATCGTATTGGCAATAGCAGTAATTCCTGTATCAGTAACCGTACGTATTGGTACTGCAACAATTCCCGGTTTTATGTCCAGTTTCGGGCTGAGTACGATCTTTGCGACTATGATGTTCGCTTTTATGATCTCGATTAGAAGGACTGTTAGGAACTTCAGTTTGTTTGGTATCTTTTGTATAGTGTTAGCGTATGATTGTTTTCTTGTGAAGTCATACAGTTCCCTGAACGGATATATCACGAAAGGTCCGAGCACCAGTCCTACAAGGAAGTTTGTGAACGTTATCGTTCCGTGGACAAAGCACCAGATCAGTCCAAGAGCTATTGAATAAATGAGATATCGTTTCATCTTACCACCCTCGTCATTACCGCATCAATGTAGGGTTGCGGATCGATCAGTTGTTCCGCTATTGCCTGTGAAAGGGCGATAAGCGGTTCGGCATAGATCCCAAAGACGAATGCCAGTGCTGCAAGTGTTACTATGGGTATTACTATCATGTAGGATGGTCCGTGTGAGGAATATTCTCCGTATTTTTCCACATCCCTGATCTCACCCCAGAACATCAGCAGCCATGCCCTGAACATGTAAAACAGGGTGAAGACTGCAAAGAACAGGGCTATTGCAATGGGTATGTAGTACTCTGCAAGAAGTCCTGCATCAAAGAGCACGAACTTTGCGATGAACCCTCCCATTGGGGGAAGTCCTGCAATGGACATGGCACCTATCAGGAAGGCCACACTCATTACCGGGCTTGTCTTCATCATTCCGCCCATCTTTGTCATATCCCTTGTTCCTGCATGGTGGATAATTCCTCCTGAGGTAAGGAACAACATGGACTTTGCGATCGCATGGTTCACAAGGAATACAAGGGATGCTGCAAGTGCGTAGACTGTACCGAAGCCGATTCCAAGGAAAACGTATCCGATCTGGCTGACACTGGAGTATGCCAGTAGTCTTTTGACGTCCTTCTGTCCTACAGCGGATACTGCTCCTATGATGATCGTTGCAAGTGCCAGGAAGATTATTATCGGCTGCAACAGGAACATGGCATCCTTAAAGATAAGGAAGAACACCCTGAGCACTCCGTAAGCACCGACCTTGATCATAACACCACTAAGCATTGCGCTGATGGGTGATGGTGCGGTGGGGTGCACATCGGGGAGCCAGTAGTGCATCGGGAATATTGCTGCCTTGTTTCCGAATACAACGATGAACAACAATGCAATGGCATATATGTGCCATGGGAGTGTTCCTGCAGCGCTCATTGCACTTACCTTGACTGAGATGTCCGCCATGTTGAGAGTTCCCACAGTGGCGTAAAGAGATGCTACTGCAATAAGCATAACAATGGAACCGATCATGTTCAGTACAAGGTACTTGAACGTTGCTTCCATCTTGTCTGATATTTTTGTGACGCCTCCGTTTTCGTTGGCTACCACAAGTGCACAGGAGGACAACAGGAGTATCTCAAAGAATACGAACATGTTGAATATGTCGCCTGTCAGGAAAGTTCCGTTAAGACCTGCCACAAGCAGGTTGAAGAGTGAATGGTAACTGGAACTCAGTGACTTGCCTTCTATGTAGTCCAGTGAGTAGAGCAGTGCCAGGAAGGATACCAGTGAACTTAACACAACCATTCCTGAACTGAGCAGGTCGGCTACAAGTATGATGCCGTACTTGCCCCATTCTCCGACCTCATAGACCTGGATACCTCCGTTCCAGACCTGCCAGAGGAGTATGAAGCTGAATAGCATCATTACGAATGAGACGCCTATGTTCAATGCTTTCTGAGCTCCGGCATTGGAGCGCAAAAAGATCATGATGGCCGCCATTAGTATTGGCACAGCTATCAGTATTATCGGAAGGTGGGATATTTCTTCCATCATCCCCACAACCTCCTGAGCTCACGTATGTCAGTCGTTCCATATTCCTCGTATATCCTGTATGCAAGGATCAGTATGAATGCTGTTGTAGCGAGGCTGATGACGATGGCCGTAAGTACCAGTGCCTGGACAAGCGGGTCAACGAAATCAACATGTGTTGAAGCTGAGACCACGGGTGCCAGTACACCATCGACAAGATTGTCATTGAATATTGTTCCGGATGCCTCTCCTCCGTGTCCGTCTCCTGTGATGATGGGTACTTTTGTACCATCGAACAAGCCTGTGGAAACGATAAGCAGGTTCACTGCATGGGACAGGACGGAAAGTCCGATTATAACTTTTATGATATCCCTTCTCAGCATTAGGAATGTTCCTATGCCGAACAGGAGTGCGATCGTAAGGGTAAGTAATGTATTATTCATTGTCATCACCTACATTTTTGAAGATGAAAAGCAGTGATCCGATCACTACAAAATATACGCCCAGGTCAAACAGGCCGGCAGATACGAGCTCGATCTCTCCGAACAATGGGAGGTGGACGAACTCCACGGCACTCCTGAAGAAGTTATGTCCAAAGGCCATAGCTGCAAATGCGGTAAAGGATGCCAGTATCAGTCCGAATCCGAACCATTTGCCCCAGTCGGGGTTGAAGAACGTTTTTACATATTTCAGTCCGAACACCACATACATAAGTGAAATGACCGAAGCGAACATCACACCTCCGATGAAACCTCCTCCCGGGTTGTTGTGTCCTGCAAGCAGGAGTGATATGGAGAACAGGATCACCAGGGGTATGCAGATCTTAGTTATTGTTTTCGTTATTATTGTGGTCATTGTTCCTCACCCCGGCTGTGTATAAGATTGTATACTCCGAGTGCTGCAAGACAGAGTACCGATATCTCTCCCAGCGTATCGTAACCTCTGAAATCAACGATGATCACATTGACAATGTTATGGCCTCCTGCGAGAGGAAGGCTGTTCTCAATGAAGTAATGTGAAAGGGATTCGAACGGTGGCACAATTCCCTGTGTTGCGTTGAGCAGTACTACGAACACGCTGGCTGCAACTGCAAGGGATATTGTCAGATCCCTGACAAGCACCGAGGTCGTTATCTTCTCCTTGTATTTCTGCGGTATCTTTGTGATGGCAAGCAGGAAGATTATGGTGGAAAGTGTCTCTACCAATACCTGTGTCAATGCAAGGTCCGGTGCTTTCAGGTAGATGAAAAGCAGGCTTACACCGTATCCAAGTGCTGATAGTGCGATTATGGCTGGCAAATATTTTGGAAGAACTGCTGCTGCCAGTGCCGCCACGACCAGCAATATCAGAAGTATCGCTTCGTATGGCGGAATGTCAAAGTTCAGTGTGGATGGTATTATATTCGTGGCAAGTATGATCACCGGAACTGCTACCAGTGCTATCATGAGAAGCAGCATTGCGTTAATGTAATTCTTGATGTTCCCTGGCTGTGTGAAAGAGGAGAACTTAAATGCCCTGTCTTTTGCACTATCCACAGCATTGTCATAGTAGTAATTGACACTGATCCATGGGAATTTTGCATTGAAGCTATTCTGCCATGCTGCGATCCTGTCATATTTGGTGTATATGAGGATTCCAAGTATGAAGGTGACAATGGTCATCATCAGGGATGTTGTGAAACCATGCCAAAGCTTTACGTGCAGGTGTGCGGTTTCCAGCAGGATGCCTGATACTGTAGGCTCAATAATATGGTGGATCGGCAGTGATGGTACCACTCCGAAGAGTATCACAAGTCCTGCAAGGAATGCAGGTGGTATCAGCATTGTGAGTGGTGGTTCATGGATGTGCTCAGGGAGATGTTCCTTTGAGCGCTCTCCGAGGAATATGCCGTCGATCAGCTTGATGGAGTAAGCAAAGGTGAAGACGCCACCAAGGACTGCGCATGCAGGGATGATGAATGTGAAAGCTCCTCCCAGCATATGTCCCATCTCAAGGGATGATTCGTAGAACATTTCCTTGCTAAGGAATCCATTGAGTGGCGGCACACCTGCCATTGCAAGTGCGGCGATGCTCGCCACGATGAACGTTATCGGCATCTCACGCCGCAACCCGCCAAGCTTTCGTATATCACGCGTGGCAGCCTCGTGTGCGACTATACCTGCGACAAGGAAAAGACAGGCTTTGAACGTTGCGTGGTTCAGGAGATGGAATGTTGCAGCTGCCACACCGATGCCGGGTTCGTGGTGTGTGGTATAACCGTACATGGTCATCATGTAAGCCAGCTGACTGATGGTTGAGTATGCCAGGATTCCCTTAATGTCGGTCTGCCTGAATGCGAGGAATCCGGCTACCAGCATTGTCAGGATGCCTATTCCGCTTACAAGGATGAACCATGCATCTGTTCCGGAGAAGATAGGGTGTATCCTTGCAACGAGGTAGATACCTGCCTTGACCATTGTTGCCGAGTGCAGGAAGGCACTGACCGGTGTTGGGGCTTCCATTGCGTTAGGGAGCCATATATAGAAAGGACCCTGTGCAGATTTTGCTGCTGCACCAATTAAGATTAGTATAAGTGTTATCAGGAAGAGCTCGTGTTCCTTGATCGCATGAATGATCTGCGGGTCACTGAGTATTTCTGCAAGGTCGAAAGATCCTGTGATACTGCGCAGAAGCAGGAAACCTGCAAGCATAGCAAGTCCGCCGGCGGCAGTAATGAGAAGGGATTTGGTGGCACCATAGATGGATTCAGGCTTGTGCCTCCAATATCCGATAAGCATGAATGATGTGATACTGGTGAGTTCCCAGAATATGAAAAGTTGTATCGTATTTGCGGAAAAGACCATTCCGATCATGGATCCCATGAAAAGAAGCAGGTACTGGTAGTATCTTTTCAGGTCCTCTTTCTGGGACATGTACCCGTTTGAGTAGGACATGATAAGGACGCCGATACCGGATGCAATAAACCCGATGAGCATTGCAAGCCCGTCTGCGTATATCGAGAAGTTCACGCCTGCAGAGGGTATCCAGGAGATCGTACCCTGAACTATGTGTCCTTCTTCAAGTACTTCCGGTGCTGCCATGCCGATAAGTATGAAGGATGTCAGGGCTGTGGCT is part of the Methanococcoides methylutens MM1 genome and harbors:
- the mbhE gene encoding hydrogen gas-evolving membrane-bound hydrogenase subunit E; translated protein: MDSFNAITVAIFLPFIFAGLVPVMEKLLKQRVGWFAAATALTSFILIGMAAPEVLEEGHIVQGTISWIPSAGVNFSIYADGLAMLIGFIASGIGVLIMSYSNGYMSQKEDLKRYYQYLLLFMGSMIGMVFSANTIQLFIFWELTSITSFMLIGYWRHKPESIYGATKSLLITAAGGLAMLAGFLLLRSITGSFDLAEILSDPQIIHAIKEHELFLITLILILIGAAAKSAQGPFYIWLPNAMEAPTPVSAFLHSATMVKAGIYLVARIHPIFSGTDAWFILVSGIGILTMLVAGFLAFRQTDIKGILAYSTISQLAYMMTMYGYTTHHEPGIGVAAATFHLLNHATFKACLFLVAGIVAHEAATRDIRKLGGLRREMPITFIVASIAALAMAGVPPLNGFLSKEMFYESSLEMGHMLGGAFTFIIPACAVLGGVFTFAYSIKLIDGIFLGERSKEHLPEHIHEPPLTMLIPPAFLAGLVILFGVVPSLPIHHIIEPTVSGILLETAHLHVKLWHGFTTSLMMTIVTFILGILIYTKYDRIAAWQNSFNAKFPWISVNYYYDNAVDSAKDRAFKFSSFTQPGNIKNYINAMLLLMIALVAVPVIILATNIIPSTLNFDIPPYEAILLILLVVAALAAAVLPKYLPAIIALSALGYGVSLLFIYLKAPDLALTQVLVETLSTIIFLLAITKIPQKYKEKITTSVLVRDLTISLAVAASVFVVLLNATQGIVPPFESLSHYFIENSLPLAGGHNIVNVIIVDFRGYDTLGEISVLCLAALGVYNLIHSRGEEQ
- the mnhG gene encoding monovalent cation/H(+) antiporter subunit G, translated to MTAIDIALDVASTILLLIGVFFVFLGMLGLLRLPDVYNRLHATTKIGTLGVVSVMLSILLKVGFSPIGVKGITVGLFLFLTAPIAAHMIGRAAHRHGVGLCQGSVIDEYGKDCEKESCPIGNLKTEYE
- a CDS encoding proton-conducting transporter membrane subunit, with protein sequence MEEISHLPIILIAVPILMAAIMIFLRSNAGAQKALNIGVSFVMMLFSFILLWQVWNGGIQVYEVGEWGKYGIILVADLLSSGMVVLSSLVSFLALLYSLDYIEGKSLSSSYHSLFNLLVAGLNGTFLTGDIFNMFVFFEILLLSSCALVVANENGGVTKISDKMEATFKYLVLNMIGSIVMLIAVASLYATVGTLNMADISVKVSAMSAAGTLPWHIYAIALLFIVVFGNKAAIFPMHYWLPDVHPTAPSPISAMLSGVMIKVGAYGVLRVFFLIFKDAMFLLQPIIIFLALATIIIGAVSAVGQKDVKRLLAYSSVSQIGYVFLGIGFGTVYALAASLVFLVNHAIAKSMLFLTSGGIIHHAGTRDMTKMGGMMKTSPVMSVAFLIGAMSIAGLPPMGGFIAKFVLFDAGLLAEYYIPIAIALFFAVFTLFYMFRAWLLMFWGEIRDVEKYGEYSSHGPSYMIVIPIVTLAALAFVFGIYAEPLIALSQAIAEQLIDPQPYIDAVMTRVVR
- a CDS encoding Na+/H+ antiporter subunit E; translation: MKRYLIYSIALGLIWCFVHGTITFTNFLVGLVLGPFVIYPFRELYDFTRKQSYANTIQKIPNKLKFLTVLLIEIIKANIIVAKIVLSPKLDIKPGIVAVPIRTVTDTGITAIANTITLTPGTLTVDVSDDRKVLYVHAIDASDPEGVRESIRDDLEKYVLEAFE
- a CDS encoding signal recognition particle protein Srp54, whose product is MVMDKLGSSLQDALKKLVGAGRIDEKTVNEVVKDIQRALLQADVNVKLVMKMSSHIKERALKEEVPSGMNPREHVIRIVYQELINIVGKSADIPLKPQKIMMIGLQGSGKTTTTSKLSRYFQRKGLKPAVVCADTFRPGAYQQLSTLCTKLNVPFYGEEGNPDAVGIVERGLKELEKNDVLIVDTAGRHSLEADLIDEMEQIHKVAQPDYKLLVLDGAIGQQASEQAKAFNDSVGISGVVISKLDGTAKGGGALSAVSETNSSIAFIGVGETPDDLEKFEPDRFISRLLGMGDIKSLIEKAEETLSEEDIDMEAMMRGRFTLKDMYSQLEAMNKLGPMKQIMQMLPMGGMGVKLSDDAYKVTEDKMKGYRILMDSMTEEELLNPRMIGSSRIKRISMGSGTSPDDVRELLKYHKMMQNAMKGLRGGKFNMQKMMKKFGM
- a CDS encoding L-threonylcarbamoyladenylate synthase, with amino-acid sequence MKRSTLVFKSGDKDFEAGLNKAADIIREGGTVAFPTETVYGLGADALNADAVLKIFKAKGRPADNPLIVHIANKDQCSELAEEISADALKLMDKFWPGPLTLILKAKNIVPDVTTGGLDTVGLRMPENPVAIELIKRSERPIAAPSANTSGSPSPTTARHVIQDLDGKIDAILDGGAAEIGLESTVVDMTGKVPTILRPGHVTSEDIKKCIGKVRVGYKDRTLEEGEVARSPGMKYTHYSPKTKVILIEGDVEDVRKAIAKVVSDCHREGERIGLFVTEENAKFIEADEIYSLGKRDIPAQAARSIFMGLRHLDSTNIDLIVVDGTLNKEGIGTAVFNRLRKAADRIINA
- a CDS encoding cation:proton antiporter; the encoded protein is MNSLLLDFSLTFMVIAIIPCIYRVIKGPTIPDRVIAVDAMTTVIVAMLGIYSYVQGSVFFMDVALVLAIISFVGTVTISKYLDEGVVF
- a CDS encoding Zn-ribbon domain-containing protein, which translates into the protein MPHKCTRCEKIFEDGAEVILSGCPNCGWNKFLYVKDMEEQKTDIEEAVAEDLPEMQEKEEIEAEDPADKFIKEIDDIIGIEHQEREVVEDEGERVESVRILGPGSYELNLNSLLERDEIVMAIKQDGTYAVDLSSTFRRKNKKKD
- a CDS encoding NADH-quinone oxidoreductase subunit K, encoding MNNTLLTLTIALLFGIGTFLMLRRDIIKVIIGLSVLSHAVNLLIVSTGLFDGTKVPIITGDGHGGEASGTIFNDNLVDGVLAPVVSASTHVDFVDPLVQALVLTAIVISLATTAFILILAYRIYEEYGTTDIRELRRLWG
- a CDS encoding heparan-alpha-glucosaminide N-acetyltransferase, which codes for MTELQERFWEIDLLRGIAIVMMVAFHLVYDLNYLNTYDINLTSGFIFMVGRASAIMFIVLAGISLTLSYSRNRQMKATGNIDEKVERYEIREFARYAKRGLRIFFWGMLITAGSYIFLREGVIVFGILHFIGIGIILAYPFLRYRTANLILALPVIAIGLWMQNITFEINWLFWAGLRSSGFHSYDYFPLLPWFGIILIGIFMGNLLYPEYKRTYLLSSIPDISGFLPVKSLCYMGRRSLLIYLLHQPILVLLIYITGIADIGQLSPIS
- a CDS encoding monovalent cation/H+ antiporter subunit B, with the translated sequence MTTIITKTITKICIPLVILFSISLLLAGHNNPGGGFIGGVMFASVISLMYVVFGLKYVKTFFNPDWGKWFGFGLILASFTAFAAMAFGHNFFRSAVEFVHLPLFGEIELVSAGLFDLGVYFVVIGSLLFIFKNVGDDNE